One segment of Triticum aestivum cultivar Chinese Spring chromosome 2A, IWGSC CS RefSeq v2.1, whole genome shotgun sequence DNA contains the following:
- the LOC123188684 gene encoding probable carboxylesterase 15, whose product MACTSTAGRDDDDKHTTPPGAAHTSRTPLNRVYIITSHLASPISPRFTAIMASEDSAAPVVVDDCRGVLLVYSDGAVVRRDGPSFATPVRDDGTVEWKDAEFDAPRGLGLRLYRPRQRNQLLPVFFYYHGGGFCIGSRTWPNCQNYCLRLAAELGAVVVAPDYRLAPENRLPAAIDDGAAALLWFASQAGPAGDTWLTEAADFTRVFISGDSAGGTIAHHLAVRFGSAAGRSELGNVRVRGYVQLMPFFGGTERTRSEAECPDDAFLNRPLNDRYWRLSLPPGATVDHPASNPFGPDSPALEAVELAPTLVVVGGRDILRDRAVDYAARLRAMGKPVGVREFEGQQHGFFTIDPWSAASAELMRALKRFIDTDGRFD is encoded by the coding sequence ATGGCCTGCACCAGCACGGCCGGCCGAGATGACGACGACAAACACACAACTCCACCTGGTGCAGCGCACACGTCGCGTACTCCACTGAACCGGGTCTATATCATCACCTCGCACCTGGCAAGTCCCATCTCACCACGGTTCACTGCTATAATGGCTTCCGAGGACTCTGCCGCGCCCGTCGTCGTGGACGACTGCCGGGGCGTGCTGTTGGTGTACAGCGACGGGGCCGTGGTGCGCAGGGATGGGCCGAGCTTCGCCACGCCGGTGCGGGACGACGGCACCGTGGAGTGGAAGGACGCCGAGTTCGACGCGCCCCGCGGGCTGGGACTCCGGCTCTACAGGCCGCGCCAGCGGAACCAGCTCCTACCGGTCTTCTTCTACTACCACGGCGGCGGCTTCTGCATCGGCTCGCGCACCTGGCCCAACTGCCAGAACTActgcctccgcctcgccgccgagCTCGGCGCCGTCGTGGTCGCCCCGGACTACCGCCTCGCCCCCGAGAACCGCCTCCCCGCGGCCATCGACGACGGCGCCGCCGCCCTCCTCTGGTTTGCTTCGCAGGCCGGCCCCGCCGGCGACACATGGCTGACCGAGGCCGCCGACTTTACTCGGGTGTTTATCTCTGGTGACTCCGCGGGAGGCACCATTGCCCACCACCTGGCCGTGCGTTTCGGCTCCGCGGCCGGGCGCTCTGAGCTGGGCAACGTACGCGTCAGGGGCTACGTCCAACTCATGCCCTTCTTCGGCGGCACGGAACGGACGAGGTCCGAGGCGGAGTGCCCCGACGACGCGTTCCTCAACCGCCCGCTCAACGACCGCTACTGGCGCCTCTCGCTGCCTCCCGGCGCCACGGTCGACCACCCGGCCTCCAACCCGTTCGGGCCGGACAGCCCGGCGCTGGAGGCGGTGGAGCTGGCCCCGACGCTGGTGGTGGTCGGAGGCCGCGACATCCTCCGTGACAGGGCCGTGGACTACGCCGCGAGGCTGCGGGCGATGGGGAAGCCGGTGGGGGTGAGGGAGTTCGAGGGGCAGCAGCACGGCTTCTTCACCATCGACCCATGGTCCGCCGCGTCTGCGGAGCTCATGCGCGCGCTCAAGCGCTTCATCGACACCGACGGGCGCTTCGACTAG